In the genome of Bacillus sp. S3, one region contains:
- the rpsD gene encoding 30S ribosomal protein S4 yields the protein MARYTGPSWKLSRRLGISLSGTGKELEKRPYAPGQHGPNQRKKLSEYGLQLQEKQKLRHMYGVTERQFRNLFVRAGKMSGVHGENFMILLESRLDNLVYRLGLARTRRAARQLVNHGHILVDGSRVDIPSYRLAPGQTISVREKSRNLDVIKEAIEVNNFVPDYLTFDADKLEGTFTRLPERAELAAEINETFIVEFYSR from the coding sequence ATGGCTCGTTATACCGGCCCAAGCTGGAAATTATCCCGTCGTCTTGGAATCTCTCTAAGCGGCACAGGTAAAGAATTAGAAAAGCGTCCTTACGCTCCTGGACAACATGGTCCAAACCAACGCAAAAAGCTTTCTGAATACGGATTGCAATTACAAGAGAAGCAAAAGCTTCGTCATATGTATGGCGTAACTGAGCGCCAATTCCGTAATCTTTTCGTTAGAGCTGGCAAAATGAGCGGCGTTCACGGCGAAAACTTCATGATCCTTCTTGAATCTCGTCTTGACAACCTTGTATACCGTTTAGGTCTTGCTCGCACTCGTCGTGCAGCTCGTCAGTTAGTTAACCACGGACATATTTTAGTAGATGGTTCTCGTGTAGATATCCCATCATACCGTTTAGCTCCTGGCCAAACTATCAGCGTTCGTGAAAAATCACGCAACCTTGACGTAATCAAAGAAGCAATCGAAGTGAACAATTTCGTTCCTGATTACTTAACTTTTGATGCTGACAAATTAGAAGGTACATTCACTCGCTTACCAGAGCGTGCTGAACTTGCTGCTGAAATTAACGAAACCTTCATTGTTGAGTTCTACTCACGTTAA